A DNA window from Thermosynechococcaceae cyanobacterium Okahandja contains the following coding sequences:
- a CDS encoding DegT/DnrJ/EryC1/StrS family aminotransferase → MDTIPILDLKAQYQSLQAEIDRAVAQVLASGQFILGPEVYAFEAEVAAYLGVRHAIAVNSGTDALVIALRSLGIGSGDEVITTPFSFFATAESISLVGARPVFVDVELDSFNLNPAGIAAAITPRTKAIMPVHLFGRPAAMGAIYELAQQHQLAIIEDCAQSFGARYCPTCGHCQCTSATQARLANRFTGTIGTIGAFSFFPTKNLGAYGDGGLITTNDDQLAAQARMLRVHGSRQRYHHETFGYNSRLDSLQAAILRVKLPHIDRWNHERRRVAATYNCELAGIAGLVTPEVTNGHVFHQYTVRVLNGDRDRLAAFLKAAGISSMIYYPIPQDHCPMYKGQYPPNPVSDRLATEVLSLPIWPELSDATITHIAATIREFFAASSLSR, encoded by the coding sequence ATGGATACCATTCCCATTCTTGATCTCAAGGCACAGTACCAGAGCCTGCAAGCAGAAATTGATCGTGCCGTTGCCCAAGTGCTGGCATCCGGCCAGTTTATCCTTGGCCCCGAAGTTTACGCCTTTGAAGCGGAGGTGGCTGCTTATTTGGGAGTGCGCCATGCCATTGCAGTGAATTCCGGCACCGATGCCCTTGTCATTGCCCTGCGCAGTTTAGGGATTGGCAGTGGCGACGAAGTGATTACCACCCCTTTTTCTTTTTTTGCAACGGCAGAGTCCATTAGCTTGGTGGGGGCGCGTCCCGTCTTTGTGGACGTGGAACTGGACTCCTTTAACCTCAATCCGGCGGGTATTGCGGCTGCCATTACCCCTCGCACCAAGGCCATTATGCCCGTCCATTTGTTTGGCCGCCCCGCCGCCATGGGAGCTATCTACGAGCTAGCGCAGCAGCACCAGTTGGCCATTATTGAAGACTGTGCCCAATCCTTTGGTGCCCGCTATTGCCCTACCTGTGGTCACTGTCAGTGCACCAGCGCAACCCAAGCGAGGCTGGCCAATCGCTTTACCGGCACGATTGGCACCATCGGGGCATTTTCATTTTTCCCCACTAAAAACTTGGGTGCCTATGGCGATGGCGGCTTAATTACCACCAACGATGATCAACTGGCGGCTCAGGCACGGATGCTGCGGGTGCATGGCTCACGGCAGCGCTACCACCACGAAACCTTTGGATATAATTCGCGTCTCGATAGCTTGCAGGCGGCCATTTTACGGGTGAAGCTGCCCCATATTGATCGCTGGAACCACGAGCGGCGGCGGGTGGCGGCGACCTATAACTGTGAGTTGGCAGGCATTGCCGGACTAGTTACGCCAGAGGTGACGAACGGTCATGTCTTCCATCAATATACGGTGCGCGTCCTCAATGGCGATCGCGATCGTTTGGCAGCCTTTCTCAAAGCCGCCGGCATTAGCTCAATGATTTACTACCCTATCCCCCAAGATCACTGTCCCATGTATAAAGGCCAGTATCCCCCCAATCCTGTGAGCGATCGCCTTGCAACAGAAGTCCTGAGTCTGCCTATTTGGCCAGAGTTAAGCGATGCCACCATTACCCACATTGCGGCAACCATCCGCGAATTTTTTGCCGCCTCTTCCCTGTCTAGGTGA